Genomic segment of Molothrus aeneus isolate 106 chromosome 3, BPBGC_Maene_1.0, whole genome shotgun sequence:
TTGGAAACTACTTCAAGGGATGTAGATTTTAATGAACTAAAAACACTGGTATGCAAGGTCATATGGAAGACTGCTCAGAAAGAGGAGTTGGAGACCcttaaaggattttaaaatggAGGAAGGAGATAGAAAGCTAAAAAATTACCTTCTGAAAAGACTAATGATGAAAGTGGGACACTATATTAAAAGTGAATATGACAACAGAGGGGTAATTTAGGAATGAAAAGCTGGAGACAAAGATACAATGATCAAGGAGAATCAAGAATAGATTACCAGCATCCTATACTTGAGAAGAGCATTAGCCCCCTACCTAGTGTTTAGTGTCTTTGTGCTTCAGTCTTCTTTAAGAAATGTACCCACCTGACTGCAGTTATACACAACCAGTAAAAGGAGCAAAAAATCCTCATCTGAAAAAGGAAGCGTAGAGGACCAATATTCTTTTATAGTTAATACTTTGGCCAAATTTAATTTGGCCTGTAAGAGAGGAAACAAGGCTGCAGAAAAAGCATCATGACTTGATGCACAAAAGGATAGTGCAGCTATGAAGGGAACAAATTGTTTTGCCCGTTTACAGTAGGCAAGAAATAGACTTACAAGACAATAGGCAGACTTTGTCTGTACAGTAAGAATGAAAATCCAGTTGTCTGAGCCCATTACAGCAGATGCAGCGCAGGAAAGCTGAAGATTCTCCAGCATTCACAGTGCAGCCCCAGAGGTTCAGCACCACTCACCCAGCCCTCCAGACAGAGGTGGCTTTGGCACCCTCAGGAGACAAGTCTGTCATTGTACAGATTACTCCTCATCTTTCTGCAATTTGTGTCCTAGCATATACAAACCAAACTTATGGCTAGTTACTTTGCAAAGATCATTCTATGCAATACCGctcatatatatacacacatatgtatCTCATGGAGATAAACATACATATATTAAAGACAGTCTGGTAGTACTTTcccaaaaaataaattgaggGTTAAAGATCAAATATCAGGCCAAGGAACCAAATTGCCTAGAACAGTCAGAAaaacaaagccttaaaaatgGAACCTGCCTCAGTTCAAGTCACTCCAGCACCTAACCAGCCTCcacagcaagaaggaaaaattcatTTACTTTGACTAGTAAGGAAACAGATGCTGCTGCACCCTAAACTAACACCGAACTCCCATATGAAATTGTGCTGAAAAGAGCTAAAAATGAGTTCCCACTTTGTCAGATGATAGACTCATCCTTTGGCTTCACAAAGCCAGTCAACCACTTTTTATCTGCTACTGACAATACAGGACATATTGGAAGAACCAAACAGTACAGTCTCTTTGCTCACAAAATAGGATTATATGTAACTGCTGAAATATAACAATCTAAGAATAGTGTCTGGATTTGGGGTCCGTTTTTTTGGAAACAAACTTTTGCAGTCTATGTCATCCTTTGTAGCTTTAGTATGAAGATTAGTGTACAATTAATCTCTCTGTGTTTCAAAAGCAGAAGTGCTAGTTCTGCAAGACATAACCTGTTCCCTTGAGCAAGAACAAGCAATGCTTTCTTCTGTAGATTTTATAGAGTACAGAATGTATATGCAATACACATATTTTCATGAATTCAAATATACTTAATGCTGTACTTACATAAGTGACATATAAATCTGTGAAAACTGGAACTCATCTGGGAACAATGTGTTACTGCTGCTTAGCAGGTGAAAACCATAGCTAACTATTCTAATGTATCAGAGAGAAGCCAATAAGCAAATAAGTGGAAGTTGCCTCAGCCTCAGACAGACTCTTCCCTAAAGCATGCcagaaaaatgctttcataCCATTTTATTGTGGTAATTGTTTTATTAACACTGAAGCTTGTGTGTCAAGAAGTCCACATACCTCAGACAGCTAACTTCAGTCAGAGCAAAATTCAGCAGCTTAACCATTGGTGTGAAACCTGTGCCTCCTGCCAATAAAAGGAGATCTTCTGAAGTTTGAACTTGTGACTTCTTGAAGTTGCCTTCAGGATTGCTGACAGAAATATAGtctcctttattaaaaaaataaaaagtaaacatTAATTTGATGAAAACAGGCTAATTAgcattctgattttttaaaggcCATTTCATATTGCCTTCATCTTTGTAATATTAGGGTTTCTTTCAGAAAGGTACTATATATACTTCACATAAGGATCATTCTTGTTAAAAGAAGAGATgtacaaataaaatgttttgccTTGATGAATTTTACACAATGAGAACACAACATTTGCAAAGTCAGTATTAAAAATCTACCTCTGtatctgaaatggaaaaggaagtaCATCCTAAGTCCCATAAAAAAGACCTCCTTTCTTTATGCAAAAGTACAAGAAGTTGTTCTCAGAGCATAGGACATCAAAGCCATCAACTATGATGCATGATAGAGCTCACATACATCACTCAGGAGAGAGCTTTCTGTAATGGACAACTGTTTACAGTGAGGACAAGCCTTTACACTCAGGAAATGGAGAGTAAGATTAAAAGAAGTTTTCGGTAATTCCTGATTAAGCAGGTAAACAATCAGAACGTCACAATACTCAGATAGTGAATCTTTAAAAACAATGCAATTGttgcaaaaccaaacacaacCCCCCAGCATATATTTACCAATTTCTAGGTGGTCAAGTGCCTGTGTGAACAGTCCATGGGAATAAATTTTAACCATTAAATATATATGCACACCATCATGGCAAGGTGGTTCTTGGAAATCCAGTGGCAATAAAGGCAACACAGGTGTGTATGGTTTTACTACCTCTGTCCCTAGAGAGCAGACAGAAATACAGCTCAAATAATATGAAAAGTACTCTACATACAGATACtacaaacaaataccaaaataagcaaagagtaaataaataacctgtatatacataaaaataaaaccatcccATGCTTTTACACAAGTTATTACTTTCCACTGCACCAGTTTTTATTACAGAATTGGAAGTCTTCTACTTCCAATTAAAAACTTGAATATGGTATTTCCAGGCTACTTAGCAATTCAGGACACAGGATGAAAAGATCTTGAGTCATTCCCAAAGAATATGAAAATCtaaacattttcattaattttcaagTACCACAGagcttgatttattttaaatttaaacagcAGATTTTTAATACTGTAGAAGTATATTTTCTTGCAGTATCATTTCAAAAAGCTATTGTATAATGATAGTAATACCTCAATAGCTGGACACTGCTAAAGAATtaggaagggaggaggaggaggaaaagatcATAACAGTTCTAAATTAATGGATgtttaaaaattcttctgagAAGTCTCTACCATGTATACTGCAATCTAAGTGCAGTGACCAGTATAACTATTAATATGCAAATTTTAAGAAGTACCCTTTAAAATAGTAAATTGGCTATTTCTTTGACCTTCTGTTTTCTAAGCTTTTGTAAAATTTTGAAGAATAGTACATTGAAGAAAAGCACATGATTTTCAAGACACATTCCTCTCATAACCTcacattattattaatattgcaCAACTTGAGTGTAAAGCAGAGTAACCATGACTACTATAAATcctccagaaggaaaaaaaaaaaaaaaaaaaaaattgcaatagtACCCTTCTCATTTCAAAAAAGCTGCAAATTAAAAGGAACTGACTAATGATACATATACATGCACTACATACACATACAATAACCTCTACACTTCAAAGATGAACAGCactgctttggctttttttcaaggAAGAGTTGGCAGTAGAGACCACCAGTAAGGTCACCAGTAAATGCCAGCCATCTCAATAACTAGCTTTCCATTATTATTAATCCAGTCAGTTCATTATTAATTACTGACTGTGATCCTGGAAGCAGAGACTTGCTAACGACAATCAGGGAGTTAGTGGCCATGGACTTGGCATTTTCCCAAAACTATGAAAAGGATTTATGTAAATATATCTATTATAACATTCTCAATTTTTCTTACCTGCAATAATGTGTTTGAGGTAAACATGTTGTCCAGTAGGAACACGGAGATGTGTTCCCTTAGGCAACATTAGGCAGAAGAGTTTGGTGTCATGGGTAACTTCTGTCTTAGAAACCAACTTGCATTTTCTGTAGAACACtcctaaaaaaaattttttgttaGTTAAGTCTCAATCTGTCATTCTGTAATTATGTATCCTTCAATAAGAGCGACAAATGTGTGTATTTCACTATATACTTATAAAAAGACAATAAAGAGATGCTTCTTTTGTGATTACttataacaatttttataattttggaCTAAGGACTCAtttcaaatgttattttaagAGCCTCTGAGTTATTGACTGGGAATAAGTAGAAAAGCACCAATAACTATCAGAACCATTTGTACCACATTGCACCTGCACTGAGCTCCCCATACAAGTACATCACGGGTACATATCTAAGCAGAACAAAAGCAGCTGGTGGGATGCAAATAAAACAgaaaccagcacagcaccagcctgcccacagccacccagcaggctgagggaggtgattctgcacCTCTGTTCTGTTCTTGTGAGCCCTCACCTGGGGTACCATgttcagctctggggtccccaacaTAAGAAGGATGCGGACCTGCTGAAGCAAGTCCAGAAAAGGGTCACAAAGAGGaccagagggctggagcatctctcctgtgaAGATACACTGAGAGAGGTGGGGttgttcaacctggagaagagaaagctccagggagCTTATAGGAGCCTCCAGTAAAAAAGATGATCATGAGTAATTTTCTCTCCTCTACGAGAGCATTTTTCAGCCAGGCCTTTGTTTCAGCACTGCAATATTTTAGCTCCAACCTGGAATACCAGTGTGATCACGGCACCACACTGCCTAAACAGGTTTCTAACTCAATCCCATTGGATATTTTTATGTAAAGCCTCTCAAAATTTGGCAGGTTCATGTATGAGAACACTTGAGCATAACACTCTTCTAACAACACTTTCTACATTAGAGCAATTTCAGTGAAGCAACGTTttattctccctttttttccatgGTATTGAAAAATACTCATGTTGCTCACATGAAAAGCTGAGCTACTCATGAAACAGGAGAAGATGCAAAGGAAATTCCAACCAGGCACCACCATGAGGATGGTCTGGTCAAACACTGGGACAGCTGCTCAGAGGGAGTCTGTCCTTCGAGTATTCAAACCTTGACTGAACAGCAGGTTAGATCAGATGACTTCTAGAGCTCCCCTTCAGCTAAGTCAGTCTACAATTGGCATTTTTCTGCATATGCTGGTCTTCTTAAATTATTGAAATAGCTGCTAGTGAGTTATCCACTACAAATGCCTGCAGAAACACAACATAAAGCTTCTGAcaccaaataaatatttctttattaagATTTTCTCACATCTTTCATCTAACATCCTACAGATCCCTTATTTTGAGTGAACAAGCATTTCAGATGAATCAAAAGAATGCTTAAAGCCCTGAAAAAGTGGAAGTCAGTAATTCTACTTCATACCAATCttgaagtaaaacaaaacatcaTCTTTCcagttatataaatattatgaaAAGTTTGTGGAAATTTGTTTTCTATCCTTCTTTTGAAAAACAATACACAATAAGATTGCAAAGTACAGTAGTCAAATAAATATGCCAAGATTGCTGTCAATTCTGCAGACTTAAGAATTGCTTAAAAGGATGTGTGAGGTTGGTAATGTAACCCTTAACACTCATCAACTAATACTCTTACACATATTTGGGCATGGAGAAAGAAGTTAAAAAACTGATTCATCAACTGATTCACTATTCCCTGACAATTTTTTCACCTTTCCAACCTGACTAattccagccttttcctcataAATAACCTTTATCTCCCTATTTTTAATACACATATTTTCACAATTGCCACACAGAACTTTCGTCCTCATTCATCCAATATAACTTTTGGAAACTTTCTAAGTAAACTTCTAGTTTAGACTGTAGTCTTTGCCACATTAACTAAAATTAGTTCATTATCAGCCATTCCTATAAAATCTGAGGCCACAAGCAAAAATAACTGTCAAAGCAGAAAAGCCTTTCAACAAAAGGAGCTAGCCCCTAGTAGCAAGCTGAAGCCAAACAGTTGGTTTTGTCAACCCACAAAGCCATGTTAATGTCAGATGCCAAAGATTTATAATTTGCTACTATACAGAAGCAAAAGGTACTGTTCTCTCATCATGATGTCAGTGTCTAGCAGCAAATCCTAATTTTTCAAAGTGACCAAAGTAGTCAGTGAGCAGATTAGGTTGGATTAAACATTTTGCAGACATCAAGTGGCAGAACTGCAGCTCCTGATCTAGGAGAAGCAGCCCTGCAGCGCCTCACTACCAAAGGCTTGCCACAAAAAAACAATACAATCATGGACTTCACTCTCTAAACTCATCTTCCACCTTTGCTGGATTCAAGAACTACAGTACCTTGATTTATAGGCATACAAATTCAGTTTTAGTAACAAAGCTGCTGTAAAGATAACAATAGCTTTTGGAGAGTATCATCCTTCTGCATACTGCATGTTCTTCCTTGTCATGAAAGGGAtcttgaacatttttctttaatgatgttcttttgcttttcttcaatGACAAAACTTCAGTGACAATTCTTATTTCTTAGTTACTAGTCATAATCCTAGTGATGCTCAGTGGCAGCATTAGCCTGTTGGCTTGGAAAAAAAACGAATAGCTCCACTACCCTTCCATCTCAGGTAGAGGAATTCCACCCCATTCTCAGGAAGCATTTACCACCCAAACATGCTCACCAACCAGCTGCTGAATGTTAATCCTTATTTTGTTCAGGTTTCTCGGTTATGGAGCCTCAAGTACTACTACTGCCAATGGAGTATGCTAATGGACATAGTACAGCTAATGGAGGTTAGACCACAGCTAAAGGAAGGTGGCTTCCCAccacttccagcagcagcccagttTTAGGAGCTAAGACAACCATGACCCCTCACTGTTGACCATCAAATCATCAGCACCCCCAAATGCTTAAGTTAATTACTAGATTTCACAAGCTATTTGATATTACCCAAGAAGGCCAGCCATGCTCTTCCTGGATGgcctctctcccctcccaaaATAAAGTTCCCACTGAATCAACACCTTCTAAACTTTCCCTGGTCATGCAGCACCCTGTCACAGTGTCGGTCTCACTGATACACAGtaagtgctgcagcagcactctgcTCCCTTCTGGTACTTCCAACCAAAAGTTATCATAGGCTGCCAGTACCATCTTTGCATTAAgttgtttttcctgaagaagACCTTTATCACTTTTTTGTAGAATTTAGACATGCCTGCTTCAGAAATAAACATTAGATAACTTTATAAAGTATAGATGCTTCTGCACATGTGGTGGTCACACACCCATCCTTTACAAACTCATTTATGAATGCTGTCTTATCAACAAGTAATAAAGACATAACATCAAGTAAACTTCCAAGCGTCAATCTTGGCTGGTTTTCAGCCCTTCTTCCTGTGTTCTGAATACAATGGAAGTGTTTTAACTGGTCAATACACACAGAAAGACTAAAAACTCAAAGACAAGAAAATCCCAATTAATTAAAGACCATTGCTCCCATAAGCACTCACTATTCACAGCCTTGCCATCAAAGTGGAATCATTTTGGGTAAAATGATATTAGAAAGCACAGTTACCAAAAGAACTAGTAATACACAAAAATTGagtaaaataaactgaaaaaaaaagtgtaacaAGATATAACAATATAACATTATCTAGAAAGCATCAGTTACTAATGCTCAATATGTATTTTGTCAATTGCATCTAACCTTCCTCATTTGCAAAGGATCTATAAAGCCACTATATCCTACATCTCTTATTCTTTTAGATtatcttctctttctgttttctataaTCACAAAAAGTGATGAGGGAGAAAATGACCAACAGACAGTGGACAACACATTAAATCAGGCTGTAACCCCTTAGATACAGAGCATTGTAttgaaaaatctaattttaaagtGGATGACTCAACAGTTTCTGAAACTctcaaaaggaaaattacattCCACATAAGCTAAAGGTAGCAAGAGAGGTGAGCTTTCCTGCAGTCTTCCTTTTTGTACCACAATAATCTCTCAACTCTAAAGGTCCACGTAGCGTAACTGAGGGCCAGTAAGAGGTGTACAACATGGTGTGCAACATTTCATTAGCTCTTAaaaaggcacagctctgctttcacaCAGAATAAGGCACACTATAATCCAAGAGTCAATTTTTGAGCATTATTAGAGAGAGGACCAAGAGGGTTTTGAGAAACTAGGTGACAGCAATAACACCAGGAGTGTGATTATATTACACAATGTAATTGTGCAGAAATTTTTAatctagctgaaaaaaaaaccccaaacccacactgATTACTGTAACATATTTTGGTGCTGCAGCAAGTTCATACTATTCTGTTACCACAAAATGAATCCATATATAACATTTACTGCTTGTAGACACAGCTTATTCAGAGCTGGCTTTAGTACCTACACATGACTTGAAGCCCCTTATTTAATCTGAGCTCAAGTTACAGAGATGCAGAGTATTGGAACAACCTTGCAGCACTGACAGATGTTACTGTATGTACAGTAACAACTGCAAGTGAAGGTTTTTGATACTTCACTCTAGTTACTCCCATAATGATTGACACATGTCCATGTATGCTCTCCTCAGGGTCTACTGAGGTTTTCATATGGACAGAGAGATCACTAAGCACACAGGTAACCATGAGATGGAACAACACTCAGGCAGTATTCCCCTTCCAATACTAGGTTCACCTTCAACTCCACTGTGGGACAAAACAAACTAACTAactaaactaaaacaaaaaaaccctcctccAAATCAAACTCTTTCTAGGAAAATTCCTGGATAGCTTTCAAGATCAGAATTTCAAATTGTGAAAGAAGTGAAGGtacaacaacagaaaaagaaatcctggaaaaatacaaatatcaCTGACAAGCTCCAAGAAGTCCTAAAATAGTTGGTAGCTGGCTATAAAATTGCTTACCTCTGTCTGTGCGTTTGATAAAAGTATCATGACCCTCAGAGGGCTGTCCCAGATTTTTCCAATGAACATTATCCTTTTTCTTTAAGATAATCTCTACTTTCCCTACTTTTTCAGCAATATTtactaaaagagaaaagatttcATATTGTTACTTTTAGTTACACTAtgtacaaaaaaatatttcacacataAACTATAAAGACATTCAGAACAATTACTCATTTCTCAAGACacatgtaattaatttttgaaGTAGAGTATCAAATTAAAATACTTCCAGCTATCTCTCTATAATATTTTAGAGTGCAGTTAAAACAAGCACTAACTGGATATGCATAATTAATACACATTATTTGCTTAACAGTTTGTGGAACCAGGACAGCTTCACAGACCATCTGGTCAAGAAAACACTCATGAACCCAGAGTCCTCATGTACTGGAAATTGTTAGTTACCACTACTTACTACCTTCTTTTCAAGGCCATTTGAATTAACAAGTAAATCCAAGAAAGTCTCAGGCTAAGAAaagaatagtttaaaaatacacaacAGAACTAACTTCTagctcttttagccttcagtcATACTCAGAGGGATCAGAGCACTATCAGCTTATTACTTTCACGGGCCCAAATGCcacaattaagaaaaaatatttcatgttatGACTTGGTTTGATTGACTCTGTCAGGACCTGGTGGTAAGTAAAACTGTGAAGTATCTGATGagtcagaaaaataaactgaaattccCAATTGAAATTGAATTCTGGTatcagaatcatagaatatcgtgagttggaagggactcataAGGATCATGGAAGTTCAGCTCTTGACTGGACTATCCTAAAAGAGATACAGAAGTGCTGCAAGAGACAGAAATTACCAGCCACATCTTCTGAAACTGCATGATCCAagtctgaaataaaaacaaacaaactgtgTGTTAAGCATTAAAGAAATTCTATTACAGCCATCATATACACACAAAGTATAGGTAAGTCCAGGAATTCTGAGTAAACtaataatactaataaaaagttatgaatgtttatttggcCTTGAAATTTGACTCATGACTTCTACAAGCCTCATGCATGAAGgcattatttttcccattacTTTTAACAATGGCTCAGGTAAAGCTACCAATCTGCAATTATTGCACTTGCCCTTGTGAATGAGGGCTTTTTAATAATTGTAAAAAACACACTTGAAGAAAAATTTTACACAACTTTAAAATCCATTTCTTACTGCATTTTAGTCCATATGTAAGAAATTTAGTACATGctaaaaaaatgaagatgtgaATTGATAAACAATGTAATTACATCAAGGCACTTTAACCATCTCTAATGaaagaggaataaaatattaattggtGCATGTAAAATGCTAATGGTGTGATGAAAAGGTTTTAATACAGTAGAATGAAAATACAATACTTCCAACTGCAAAATTACAGTACCTACCAACTTCTACAAGATATGAGTGATCATCCATGATGATTTCTCCCCTTAATTGTTTGTCTTGACAGTCAACTATCACCAAGTCTGCATTCATGTCCTTTCATAGCcaagggggaaagaaaaccaaaaatttttATAAAGTTCTCCCAGAATTCAAGCTAGATCACAACTGGATCTTGTAATTCTTCCTTCATGAAATATACTTACCTTATGCTTAGTGTATATGACAATTGTGATCAAACTATCTGTTTGGAACCAGTCGTaactgtaaaacaaaaaatacaatcaagaaaaaaaacatatacTTTATTTGAGCATATCAAAACATATTTAACCCCAAGCCTTCAAACAGAATTTGTATAGCAAATTTACAAGCCAAACATATTACTTACTACTTTTGAAGACTAAGTTCAAAGTCAGTAATTCTGACAAAACTACTAAAATAACTAATTATGTATTCTTATAGTCAGTACACTGTAGTTAAAATTGTATGGcattaattttactttaaaagcaCATTTATTCTCTTTGTAGTATATGAACCTTGCATATGGATGATTAAAATCTTAAGTCCAGACAAAAGCATTAAATAGGCAGGGTGGCTTCCAAGAGTTAAAGATCTGATGCACATACCACAAAACCACAATTCCTTTCACCTCCACAAATCAAGTTTTTGCATTCATTCCTATTTATTACAAACCTTGTAATAAATCCAGTGTCaagtacaaaaagaaaagaaagccttCAGTCAGTAATTATTGGCATGGCCTTACACTTGCCAGGAAGTAACTTCCATCTACTCCTGGACCAGAAAAACAGGGACAAAGGGAGGAGAAAACACTCCTGACAGCCAACACATCTTAGGCTGCACACCTTCCAGTCACATGCCAGAATATGCCAGACACACATGGGAAGAAAGGCAGCAAGGTTAGGAGagcacttcagaaaataaacCTCATTCCAATTGTTTACAAGCCACAGTATTTCATGACTGCATGTAACTAGCCCAGAGAACACACACTCCCAGGGGATTTTGATGCCAGGTGAGAAGCTAGATCTTGAGGACCAAAGGTATCATGGAGTAAAATGATGCATCAGTGACATCAGCAGGCATATCAGAGTGAGCTTTCAGGGCCTGCTTTGCTTTACATACTGTAGAAACTTGAACACAGCTATTAATCTCAATATATTCCAGATTGAAATGATGCCCCTTTTCAAGGCACAGCAATTGTTTATGGACAAATTCATTAAAGTCAAGAAAGTAATCAGTCCAACTGGAATCACTTTCCATGAGTTTTCCCAAGAAACAAAGGTGAAGCCTGCAAATATAAGCCAAGCATTTGTATACAATCAAGGCAGCACATGATTTAGAAATCAACAGAACAAGTTAAGAACCATCATCTGCCCATATGACCTCTGGCAAGTTGTTTTAAACCTGAACTTCAACTTTCCTACTTATACAAGGATGGTAATGACATACACTCATTTAACTGAAATTTCAAGAGCTACCTATGGAAGAACTTGTTTTGTATTTACTAAGAATTGCACAGAATTCTTAAACAGAATGTTGTTCAACAGACAATGACAGACTAATGAAAGGCTTACCTCGGACTTAAATCTTTAGCAGAAGAAGCCAGTCCTTTCTTCTCAGGAAGCACACCTGCAAAGAGCAGACAGTCATTAAAATTACTGGGATGCTTgcttaatataaataatactcaGGTAtatttggggtttgttgttttggttttttaattgaatGTTCTAAGTGTTCTTGAACAATATTTGGTGGCTTTATTTCCACAGGTAGCTAGACTATATACACTTTGCATTTAGTTTTCATTCAGCACTCTCTCTTGGAGAGCAGTGTTCTAGAACATGGAGGTCTACTTCAGAATAGAGTTCAGAATAGAGTTCCACACACCACAGTACCTGTGTTGTACTCGATTTTATCTGTTAGTAGCTTGTGTTTTTACACTTTGTGATAGTGTAgcacaaaaagacaaaaaggttATCTGAATGACTTTCCTTTAACAGAACTATTTGTTTATACAATTCAGATGAATAAATTCAATTTGAGATGTCTGATCTAACCTAATTTGCAAGTAACATTTTGTGTCAGTCAATTAAGCAAAGATAGAAGCCCAAATCTTTCTACACAGCATTTGGCTAGgaattttcacagaattcaGACATTCACTTTAACTACTTAACTGCATGAAGCAGTCTGAAACAGCTTCTGCTGGGAAGCAACAGTTGGTCAGTCTTTCAAAATGTCAGCTGTACCAATCTCTGATAGAATATAAATTGAAGGTATTTGGCAAAAACTTGAGGACAGAGATAGATAAAAGCAACTGCAATCCTGGATCAGTTTTAACACAAAGAAGCTAAATAGAATGATGATggaggaagctgcagcctgAATAGCTGGTAAGTGCTGGTTTCAAGCCCATTCAAAGGCAAACCTTGCAAACCTGAAATGGCTATGCATAAAATAATTAG
This window contains:
- the CYB5R4 gene encoding cytochrome b5 reductase 4 — translated: MLNVPPSAFPAPGSQQRAAAGARSKVPLKPGRSLMDWIRLTKSGKDLTGLKGRLLEVTEDELSKHNKKEDCWICIRGFVYNVTPYMEYHPGGEDELMKAAGTDGTDLFDQVHRWVNYESMLKECLVGRMAVKPIAVPKEISSAVPEDKKQLNGVLPEKKGLASSAKDLSPSYDWFQTDSLITIVIYTKHKDMNADLVIVDCQDKQLRGEIIMDDHSYLVEVDLDHAVSEDVAVNIAEKVGKVEIILKKKDNVHWKNLGQPSEGHDTFIKRTDRGVFYRKCKLVSKTEVTHDTKLFCLMLPKGTHLRVPTGQHVYLKHIIAGTEVVKPYTPVLPLLPLDFQEPPCHDGVHIYLMVKIYSHGLFTQALDHLEIGDYISVSNPEGNFKKSQVQTSEDLLLLAGGTGFTPMVKLLNFALTEVSCLRTVKLIFFNKTEDDILWRNQLEQLALKDERFEVQFILSQPSKDWVGKQGKISPSLLSEFVKRSRRDSKVLICICGPAPFTEQGVQYLKDLGYSQEEIHAFTA